The following are encoded in a window of Salvelinus fontinalis isolate EN_2023a chromosome 40, ASM2944872v1, whole genome shotgun sequence genomic DNA:
- the LOC129839525 gene encoding tumor necrosis factor ligand superfamily member 14-like isoform X2, producing MAEGHAGHYPQVFVVDSQASYTPLPSGRHLRWGGISRRALQLLVGLALVGIVMEACFIVHLYNRTGALIDAQSFIQRSGSAQGLTGSAETNEILGKPTGRTRPPEIQRKPSAHLIGSPRSVREDSVVQWESDKGLSAFTDQMDYKDGHLVVQREGHYYVYSKVHFVEDCFLFKHKVMRITEGYKNKPLVLMKANRFHCTSQDSRPKKISHQNLLNSYLGGVFRLLPGDIIYVTVDNGTLLRLGAEDNFMGAFMI from the exons ATGGCTGAGGGGCATGCTGGGCACTACCCCCAGGTGTTCGTGGTGGACAGCCAGGCGAGCTACACCCCCTTGCCCAGCGGGAGGCACCTTAGGTGGGGAGGGATCAGCCGGAGAGCCCTTCAGCTCCTGGTGGGTCTTGCGCTGGTCGGGATCGTCATGGAAGCCTGCTTTATCGTGCACTTGTACaacaggacaggg gccCTGATCGATGCTCAATCCTTTATCCAGAGG AGTGGCTCAGCTCAGGGTCTGACTGGATCTGCAG AGACCAACGAGATTTTAGGCAAGCCTACGGGGAGGACACGCCCACCTGAGATCCAACGGAAACCCTCAGCACACttgatag GCTCCCCCCGGTCAGTGCGTGAGGATAGTGTCGTTCAGTGGGAATCAGACAAGGGCCTGTCTGCCTTCACAGATCAGATGGACTACAAAGATGGCCACCTGGTAGTACAGAGGGAAGGGCACTATTATGTCTACTCCAAAGTGCACTTCGTTGAAGACTGCTTTCTGTTCAAACACAAGGTGATGAGGATCACAGAGGGTTACAAAAACAAACCTCTTGTGTTGATGAAagctaacag GTTCCATTGTACTTCCCAGGATTCCAGACCAAAGAAGATTTCTCATCAGAATCTTCTGAACAGCTACCTGGGCGGAGTCTTCCGTCTGTTGCCTGGAGACATCATCTATGTAACCGTGGACAACGGGACGCTCCTGAGACTTGGAGCTGAAGATAATTTCATGGGGGCATTCATGATTTAG
- the LOC129839525 gene encoding tumor necrosis factor ligand superfamily member 10-like isoform X1 has product MAEGHAGHYPQVFVVDSQASYTPLPSGRHLRWGGISRRALQLLVGLALVGIVMEACFIVHLYNRTGALIDAQSFIQRSGSAQGLTGSAETNEILGKPTGRTRPPEIQRKPSAHLIGTVQLLNTQKRSPRSVREDSVVQWESDKGLSAFTDQMDYKDGHLVVQREGHYYVYSKVHFVEDCFLFKHKVMRITEGYKNKPLVLMKANRFHCTSQDSRPKKISHQNLLNSYLGGVFRLLPGDIIYVTVDNGTLLRLGAEDNFMGAFMI; this is encoded by the exons ATGGCTGAGGGGCATGCTGGGCACTACCCCCAGGTGTTCGTGGTGGACAGCCAGGCGAGCTACACCCCCTTGCCCAGCGGGAGGCACCTTAGGTGGGGAGGGATCAGCCGGAGAGCCCTTCAGCTCCTGGTGGGTCTTGCGCTGGTCGGGATCGTCATGGAAGCCTGCTTTATCGTGCACTTGTACaacaggacaggg gccCTGATCGATGCTCAATCCTTTATCCAGAGG AGTGGCTCAGCTCAGGGTCTGACTGGATCTGCAG AGACCAACGAGATTTTAGGCAAGCCTACGGGGAGGACACGCCCACCTGAGATCCAACGGAAACCCTCAGCACACttgataggtacagtacagcTTCTCAACACACAGAAAC GCTCCCCCCGGTCAGTGCGTGAGGATAGTGTCGTTCAGTGGGAATCAGACAAGGGCCTGTCTGCCTTCACAGATCAGATGGACTACAAAGATGGCCACCTGGTAGTACAGAGGGAAGGGCACTATTATGTCTACTCCAAAGTGCACTTCGTTGAAGACTGCTTTCTGTTCAAACACAAGGTGATGAGGATCACAGAGGGTTACAAAAACAAACCTCTTGTGTTGATGAAagctaacag GTTCCATTGTACTTCCCAGGATTCCAGACCAAAGAAGATTTCTCATCAGAATCTTCTGAACAGCTACCTGGGCGGAGTCTTCCGTCTGTTGCCTGGAGACATCATCTATGTAACCGTGGACAACGGGACGCTCCTGAGACTTGGAGCTGAAGATAATTTCATGGGGGCATTCATGATTTAG